One genomic window of Trichlorobacter lovleyi includes the following:
- a CDS encoding hybrid sensor histidine kinase/response regulator, translated as MNHRTLIAGLLFGGAGFLLNLLTLELFLEVRFLFGSVLVLYALLRYGLGTGLLAALVAAGATVLHWHNPWNILIWGAEALVAGLLWQRRRIELLPAVMLYWCTLGIALIWLFYHQVMGLAPQTTLMIGVKQGVNGVFNAMLAEGLYYLARMRRTEGRELPSLRSLMLLMMQALVLVTALGLVYYDSRSQYRQQTENLQILTQRMGELSRFALANWLDQEQQRIIVLKRLAGDPGSTPPAVMQQRLYDLHTGLASVKRMGVLDRANITRAFSPSVDEFGRSTIGIDLSDRPYIGPLHHVGEQLVFDVIMGKIGAPGPRLMILAPVHRFGQYRGAVFSVLSLDYPTALLKSVVARRPIQVTLVDRQRRVVVSTRQDLQPLQPFVTPAGGTFKPINEGLSQWIPNPVPGIGAIKRWLGSYYLTEAQVSPETGWRVVVEGSLKPTMEVLNRRTFQSLSIVAGLILVAVCLSRWFAFRLVKPLSELGGVSSELPAKLRSGEPILWPDPSTSEVADLLENYRTAADALEDSFHELQTLNSDLEQRINERTAELQQAQQAAEAANQAKSEFLANMSHEIRTPMNGVIGMTQLLRFTELTSEQEEYLASIELSANNLLALINDILDLSKIEAGKVELHATDFSVRRCIQDLIATQRTRIFEKGLQVEVNIDEQVPDLLYGDQLRCKQILLNLLGNAIKFTEQGSITITASLASRQGDTLVLRLEVADTGIGMTPEALERIFKPFEQADSSTTRQYGGTGLGLSISRKLTELMGGRIWAESVAGSGSSFYLELPFLLSRKRSVHNTADRLDPQLLVRVTPLAILVVEDNPVNASFIKTLLTRLGHRPLVVGNGQEALDALQKDAFDCVLMDLQMPVMDGFQATEAIRANERETTAGHLPIIALTAHALRGDREMVLARGFDGYVAKPVELKLLAEEILRVTRRQ; from the coding sequence ATGAATCACCGCACGTTGATCGCCGGCCTGCTGTTCGGTGGCGCCGGTTTTCTGCTCAATCTCCTGACGCTTGAGCTGTTCCTGGAGGTCCGCTTCCTCTTTGGGTCAGTGCTGGTGTTGTATGCCCTGTTGCGCTACGGGCTGGGCACGGGCCTGCTGGCCGCGTTGGTTGCCGCTGGCGCCACGGTTCTGCATTGGCACAATCCCTGGAACATCCTGATCTGGGGCGCCGAGGCGCTGGTGGCGGGGCTGCTCTGGCAGCGTCGAAGGATCGAGCTGCTGCCGGCGGTAATGCTGTATTGGTGTACCTTGGGCATCGCCTTGATCTGGCTGTTTTACCATCAGGTGATGGGACTGGCTCCCCAGACGACCCTGATGATCGGGGTCAAGCAGGGGGTCAATGGCGTTTTCAACGCCATGCTGGCCGAAGGGCTCTACTATCTGGCGCGCATGAGGCGGACGGAAGGTCGTGAACTGCCGTCATTGCGCAGCCTGATGTTGCTTATGATGCAGGCCCTGGTACTGGTGACGGCCCTGGGGCTGGTGTACTACGACAGCAGGTCGCAGTACCGGCAGCAGACGGAAAACCTGCAAATACTTACCCAGCGGATGGGGGAGCTGAGCCGGTTCGCCCTGGCCAACTGGCTTGATCAGGAACAGCAACGGATCATCGTCCTGAAACGTCTGGCGGGCGATCCCGGCAGCACACCGCCGGCAGTCATGCAGCAAAGGCTGTATGACCTCCATACCGGCCTGGCCAGCGTCAAGCGGATGGGGGTGCTGGATCGGGCCAACATCACCCGGGCCTTTTCACCGAGCGTGGATGAATTCGGCAGATCGACTATCGGCATCGACCTGTCGGATCGTCCCTATATTGGGCCACTGCATCACGTCGGCGAGCAGCTCGTCTTTGATGTAATCATGGGCAAGATCGGCGCGCCCGGCCCCCGCCTGATGATCCTGGCTCCGGTGCATCGCTTTGGCCAGTACCGGGGGGCGGTCTTCTCGGTGTTGTCGCTGGACTATCCCACGGCTCTGCTGAAAAGTGTTGTTGCCCGACGTCCGATCCAGGTTACCCTGGTGGATCGCCAACGTCGGGTAGTGGTCAGCACACGTCAGGATCTGCAGCCGTTGCAGCCGTTTGTCACACCAGCAGGGGGGACCTTCAAGCCGATCAATGAAGGGCTCAGCCAGTGGATTCCCAATCCGGTGCCCGGCATCGGCGCCATCAAGCGCTGGCTTGGTTCCTACTACCTGACCGAGGCCCAGGTGTCGCCCGAAACCGGCTGGCGCGTGGTGGTGGAGGGGTCGCTTAAGCCCACCATGGAGGTGCTGAACAGGCGCACCTTTCAGTCGCTGTCCATCGTGGCCGGCCTGATTCTGGTGGCGGTCTGCCTGTCTCGCTGGTTCGCCTTCCGCCTGGTAAAACCGCTCAGTGAGTTGGGCGGGGTCAGCAGCGAACTGCCCGCCAAGCTGCGAAGCGGCGAGCCGATTCTGTGGCCCGATCCCAGCACCAGCGAGGTGGCCGATCTGCTGGAGAACTACCGTACCGCTGCTGACGCCCTGGAGGACTCATTTCACGAGCTGCAGACCCTCAATAGCGACCTTGAACAGCGGATTAACGAGCGTACTGCAGAGCTGCAGCAGGCGCAGCAGGCGGCCGAGGCTGCCAATCAGGCCAAAAGCGAGTTTCTGGCCAACATGAGCCATGAAATCCGCACCCCGATGAACGGGGTGATCGGTATGACGCAGCTGCTGCGGTTTACTGAGCTGACATCGGAGCAGGAGGAGTATCTGGCCAGCATCGAGCTGTCGGCCAACAACCTGCTGGCACTGATCAATGACATCCTTGATCTGTCAAAGATCGAGGCCGGCAAGGTGGAACTGCACGCCACTGATTTTTCCGTGCGCCGCTGCATACAGGATCTGATCGCTACCCAGCGGACCCGCATTTTTGAAAAGGGGCTGCAGGTGGAGGTGAACATCGACGAGCAGGTGCCTGATCTGCTCTATGGCGATCAGTTGCGCTGCAAGCAGATCCTGCTCAACCTGTTGGGTAATGCCATCAAGTTCACCGAGCAGGGCAGTATAACCATCACCGCTTCCCTGGCGTCCCGGCAAGGTGACACGCTCGTACTCCGCCTGGAGGTTGCTGATACCGGCATCGGCATGACGCCGGAGGCCCTGGAGCGTATCTTTAAACCGTTTGAACAGGCTGACAGCTCCACCACCCGGCAGTACGGCGGCACCGGTCTGGGGCTGTCGATCAGCCGGAAGCTGACTGAGTTGATGGGAGGGCGGATCTGGGCCGAAAGCGTTGCCGGATCAGGCAGCAGCTTTTATCTGGAACTGCCGTTTCTGCTCAGTCGCAAGAGGAGCGTTCACAATACGGCAGATCGCCTTGATCCGCAACTCCTCGTCCGTGTCACGCCTCTCGCCATACTGGTGGTTGAGGATAATCCGGTCAACGCCAGCTTTATCAAGACGCTGCTTACGCGGCTCGGGCATCGGCCCCTGGTTGTCGGCAACGGCCAGGAGGCGCTCGATGCCCTGCAGAAGGACGCCTTCGACTGCGTCTTGATGGACCTGCAGATGCCGGTCATGGACGGTTTCCAGGCCACGGAGGCCATTCGCGCCAATGAACGGGAGACGACTGCCGGCCACCTGCCGATCATCGCCCTGACCGCCCATGCCTTGCGTGGAGATCGGGAAATGGTGCTGGCACGGGGCTTCGACGGCTATGTGGCCAAGCCGGTGGAGTTGAAGCTGTTGGCGGAAGAGATACTGCGGGTGACAAGGAGGCAGTAG
- a CDS encoding EAL domain-containing protein gives MLHNDWLAVGEVSVRQKFDKKFLSQWVLLLVALVLLGGAVVHNLYKIHRDIMAGERHRLLSQARVVSDNLTVQIAVADRVITSLCSELSRRDPAEWQAIVAEKEMKLFRDVLPGIRVLIAVDARGRIRLSNRSELLGQQVGHRDYFQHARDARATDALFVSAPFRALLGAWSVMLVRIVKSPDGSFGGIIGATLNPDYFQTLLRSVNYSQDMVTAIVHGDGLIFTMEPNRVELSGKNLNLPGTFFSAHLASGNQENLFSGTLYATNDQRLIAFKTFQPEQLQLDKPLLVLAARRLDAITADWRTHVRHQAATFLAIALISALALLLYQRRQRQLMQQAEAVNNHLRKLQLGIENSASGVLITDVNGTIEYVNRKFTQVTGYQPEEAIGRNPRILKSESTPREVFQELWSTILRGEEWHGELLNRRKNGEVYWSVASISPLRNEAGQITHFIANVEDINERKNAEATIERLAYFDPLTDLPNRRMLQDRLEQAIKRSRRQDTGMALLYIDLDRFKHVNDSLGHPAGDRLLKEVARRFVAVLRDDDVVCRLGGDEFAVILHDVQHEEDVVPVASKLLRIVEEPVVLEEGELFVSASIGVSLYAKDGEDAKTLEKHADMALYHAKEEGKNTFRFFREELNRVVQERITFDQGLRHALARQELRLHYQPKIALATGRVVGVEALLRWESSEFGMVTPDRFIPLAEENRFIVPIGEWVLRTACQQQVSWQQQGLDLSVAVNLSAVQFKTPDLIERIAAVIAETGIRPDRLELELTESALVDQPDEVVLLLERLRGLGCGVSIDDFGTGYSSLSYLKAFPVSVLKIDRSFVQDLADDSGDRAIAQSVVDMADNLGMQTVAEGVETIEQHEILRQIGCTFVQGFMYARPLPAEQIPDVVAALEAAAS, from the coding sequence ATGTTGCATAACGATTGGCTGGCTGTAGGTGAGGTGTCAGTGCGGCAAAAGTTTGATAAAAAATTCCTCTCGCAGTGGGTGTTGCTACTCGTAGCGCTGGTGCTGCTGGGTGGTGCGGTGGTCCATAACCTGTACAAGATCCATCGCGATATTATGGCTGGTGAACGTCATCGTTTGCTGAGCCAGGCGCGGGTTGTCAGCGATAACCTGACGGTTCAGATAGCTGTCGCCGATCGGGTCATCACGTCGCTGTGCAGCGAACTGAGCAGGCGTGACCCGGCTGAGTGGCAAGCGATTGTTGCAGAGAAAGAGATGAAGCTGTTTCGGGATGTACTGCCTGGCATCAGGGTGCTTATCGCCGTTGATGCTCGTGGCCGGATACGGCTTTCCAATCGGAGCGAACTGCTGGGCCAGCAGGTGGGACACCGCGATTACTTTCAACATGCGCGTGATGCCCGAGCTACAGATGCCTTGTTTGTCTCCGCTCCCTTTCGTGCCTTGCTGGGCGCCTGGAGCGTTATGCTGGTGCGTATTGTCAAGTCGCCTGACGGCTCATTTGGGGGGATAATCGGCGCCACCCTCAATCCTGACTACTTTCAGACCTTGCTGCGCTCGGTCAACTACAGCCAGGATATGGTGACCGCCATCGTCCACGGCGATGGCCTGATCTTCACCATGGAACCGAACCGGGTGGAGCTTTCCGGCAAGAATCTCAACCTGCCGGGCACCTTTTTTTCGGCACACCTGGCAAGCGGTAATCAGGAAAACCTCTTCAGCGGCACGCTGTACGCCACCAACGATCAGCGCTTGATAGCCTTCAAGACCTTTCAGCCGGAGCAGCTGCAGTTGGATAAGCCGTTATTGGTGCTGGCCGCACGACGGCTGGATGCGATTACGGCTGACTGGCGTACCCATGTCCGTCACCAGGCGGCAACCTTTCTGGCCATCGCCCTGATTTCTGCCCTGGCCCTGTTGCTGTACCAGCGGCGCCAGCGCCAATTGATGCAGCAGGCCGAAGCGGTCAACAACCATTTGCGCAAATTGCAGTTGGGTATTGAAAACAGCGCCAGTGGCGTCCTGATCACCGATGTCAATGGCACCATCGAGTACGTCAACCGCAAGTTCACCCAGGTGACCGGCTATCAGCCTGAAGAGGCGATCGGTCGCAACCCCCGTATCCTCAAGTCGGAATCGACTCCCCGCGAAGTGTTTCAGGAGCTGTGGAGCACGATTCTGCGGGGCGAAGAGTGGCACGGCGAGCTGCTGAACCGGCGCAAGAACGGCGAGGTCTACTGGTCGGTGGCCTCAATCAGCCCTCTGCGCAACGAGGCCGGGCAGATTACGCATTTCATTGCCAACGTCGAGGATATCAATGAACGTAAAAATGCCGAGGCCACCATTGAGCGGCTGGCCTATTTCGATCCCCTGACCGACCTGCCCAACCGTCGTATGCTGCAGGACCGGCTGGAGCAGGCCATCAAGCGGAGCCGACGTCAGGATACCGGCATGGCGCTGCTGTATATCGATCTGGATCGTTTCAAGCATGTCAACGACAGCCTGGGGCATCCAGCCGGCGATCGCCTCTTGAAGGAGGTGGCCCGCCGATTTGTGGCCGTGCTGCGGGACGATGATGTGGTCTGCCGGCTTGGTGGCGACGAATTCGCCGTTATTTTGCATGATGTGCAACACGAAGAGGATGTGGTGCCGGTGGCCAGCAAGTTGCTGCGTATCGTGGAAGAGCCGGTGGTACTGGAGGAGGGAGAGCTGTTTGTCAGCGCCAGCATCGGGGTGTCGCTCTATGCCAAGGATGGCGAGGACGCCAAGACGCTGGAAAAACATGCTGATATGGCCCTGTATCACGCCAAGGAGGAGGGCAAGAACACCTTCCGCTTCTTCCGTGAGGAGCTCAATCGTGTGGTGCAGGAACGGATCACCTTTGATCAGGGGTTGCGACATGCCTTGGCGCGTCAGGAACTGCGGCTGCATTACCAGCCGAAGATCGCCCTTGCCACCGGCCGGGTGGTGGGGGTGGAGGCGTTGTTGCGCTGGGAGAGCAGCGAGTTTGGTATGGTCACCCCCGATCGCTTTATACCGCTGGCTGAAGAGAACCGCTTTATTGTGCCGATCGGTGAATGGGTGCTGCGCACCGCCTGCCAGCAGCAGGTGTCTTGGCAGCAGCAAGGGCTGGATCTAAGTGTGGCCGTTAACCTCTCGGCGGTGCAGTTCAAGACGCCTGATCTGATCGAGCGGATTGCTGCCGTGATTGCCGAAACCGGCATCAGGCCCGATCGGCTGGAACTGGAACTTACCGAGAGCGCCCTGGTTGATCAGCCGGATGAGGTTGTGCTTCTGCTGGAACGTCTGCGGGGGCTGGGTTGCGGGGTTTCGATCGACGACTTCGGTACCGGTTACTCTTCACTCAGTTACCTGAAGGCATTCCCGGTGTCGGTGTTGAAGATCGACCGTTCCTTTGTGCAGGATCTGGCCGACGATAGCGGCGATCGGGCCATTGCCCAATCAGTGGTCGATATGGCCGACAACCTCGGTATGCAGACCGTGGCCGAAGGGGTTGAAACCATCGAGCAGCATGAGATTCTGCGGCAGATCGGTTGCACCTTTGTGCAGGGGTTCATGTAC